One stretch of Bacteroidales bacterium DNA includes these proteins:
- the ruvA gene encoding Holliday junction branch migration protein RuvA: MYEYITGKLVYSNPSYAIIECGGIGYNIQISVNTYALIKDQTNIKLFLHHILREDNESLFGFFDEKERILFRHLITVSGVGANTGRVILSSMNSAELYSVIVNKDSRRLKSVKGIGEKTAQRIVLDLADKLLKENFDAANIGPLHNNYANEALSALTVLGFPRLSVEKALKKVIETKGADLGVEELVKETLKIL; encoded by the coding sequence ATGTACGAATATATAACCGGAAAATTGGTTTATTCTAATCCGAGTTACGCTATTATAGAATGCGGAGGCATCGGATATAATATACAAATATCTGTAAACACATATGCTTTAATCAAAGATCAAACTAATATTAAATTATTTTTACATCATATTTTACGGGAAGATAACGAATCATTATTCGGTTTTTTTGATGAAAAGGAAAGGATATTATTCCGTCATTTAATTACAGTTTCGGGAGTTGGAGCCAACACAGGACGAGTTATTCTTTCTTCAATGAATTCCGCCGAATTATATTCGGTAATAGTTAATAAAGATAGTCGCAGATTAAAATCTGTAAAAGGAATAGGAGAAAAAACCGCTCAAAGAATCGTTTTAGATTTGGCGGATAAATTATTAAAAGAAAATTTTGATGCCGCAAACATCGGTCCATTACACAATAATTATGCAAATGAAGCGTTATCAGCTTTAACGGTACTTGGTTTCCCAAGGTTATCTGTTGAGAAAGCTCTTAAAAAAGTTATAGAAACTAAAGGTGCCGACTTAGGCGTTGAAGAGCTGGTAAAAGAGACTTTAAAAATTTTATAG